The Humulus lupulus chromosome 4, drHumLupu1.1, whole genome shotgun sequence genome has a window encoding:
- the LOC133829244 gene encoding PR5-like receptor kinase, whose protein sequence is MRSAIKATRIWRILRKKDQSLEAFIRNYAHLNEKRYKFKDVKKMTKSFKEKLGQGGYGEVYKGKLREGRVVAVKLLNASRGDGQEFVNEVESIGRTSHVNIVALWGFCLEGSKRALIYEFMPNGSLEKFIDNENHSQFTQRLEWKKLLQIAIEIARELEYLHRGCNTRILHLDIKPHNILLDEDLSPKISDFGLAKLCPKKESVISLLDARGTIGYIAPEVYSRNFGGVSSKSDVYSYGMMMLEMVGGRRNIKIGGSQKSEIYFPDWIYKHLEQGSNLEIWGEMTSNESEIARKMVNVSLWCIQTSPIERPSMSKVIEMLEGSLRALQLPPMPSMFAPVITPERLPAEILIESSKKTSL, encoded by the coding sequence ATGAGATCGGCAATCAAGGCAACAAGAATTTGGAGGATCCTAAGAAAGAAAGACCAGTCTCTTGAAGCATTCATAAGAAATTATGCTCATTTAAATGAGAAAAGATATAAATTTAAAGATGTGAAGAAAATGACCAAATCATTCAAAGAAAAGTTGGGGCAAGGAGGTTACGGTGAGGTGTACAAAGGAAAATTACGTGAAGGGCGTGTTGTGGCTGTAAAACTTCTGAATGCTTCTAGAGGAGATGGACAAGAATTTGTTAATGAGGTTGAAAGCATTGGTAGAACTTCTCATGTAAATATTGTTGCTCTTTGGGGATTTTGCTTAGAAGGTAGTAAAAGAGCTCTCATCTACGAATTTATGCCCAATGGGTCTCTAGAAAAGTTTATAGATAATGAAAATCATTCTCAATTTACACAACGCTTGGAATGGAAAAAACTGCTTCAAATTGCTATTGAGATAGCTCGAGAACTAGAGTATTTGCATCGAGGATGCAACACTAGAATTTTGCATTTGGACATAAAACCACATAACATTCTCTTGGATGAAGATCTTTCCCCAAAGATTTCAGATTTCGGTCTTGCTAAACTTTGCCCGAAGAAAGAGAGTGTTATATCATTGTTGGATGCTCGAGGGACGATAGGATACATTGCTCCAGAAGTATATAGTCGAAATTTTGGAGGAGTCTCTTCTAAATCTGACGTTTATAGTTATGGAATGATGATGCTTGAGATGGTTGGAGGACGAAGGAATATCAAAATTGGAGGGAGCCAAAAGAGTGAAATATATTTTCCTGATTGGATTTATAAACATCTTGAACAAGGAAGCAATTTAGAAATATGGGGTGAGATGACAAGCAATGAAAGTGAAATTGCAAGAAAGATGGTTAATGTTAGCTTGTGGTGTATTCAAACTAGTCCAATTGAAAGGCCATCCATGAGTAAAGTTATCGAAATGTTGGAAGGAAGTTTAAGGGCCTTGCAGTTACCACCGATGCCTTCCATGTTTGCTCCAGTAATAACCCCAGAAAGATTGCCAGCTGAAATACTGATAGAATCTTCGAAAAAAACATCACTGTAA